From a single Fusobacterium ulcerans ATCC 49185 genomic region:
- a CDS encoding phage terminase small subunit P27 family → MAGRPRKVIDISTGKIGKEAIKNRKIQEEKLKLGREQLKAPEWLRVEAKEEFERVVEEAEKIDILDNLDLGILAIYCNAYSYYVDVSKLIQENGYLGMRTTKYDDYETVHPLLIVQEKYVKQIMQCSTKLGLATTDRLKLIVPTKEDPKENKFIELIRNRKQG, encoded by the coding sequence ATGGCAGGAAGGCCAAGAAAAGTAATTGATATTTCAACAGGAAAAATTGGAAAAGAAGCAATTAAAAATAGAAAAATCCAGGAAGAAAAATTAAAACTTGGAAGAGAACAATTGAAAGCTCCTGAATGGCTTAGAGTTGAGGCTAAAGAAGAATTTGAAAGAGTTGTTGAAGAAGCAGAAAAAATAGATATCCTAGATAATTTGGATCTGGGAATACTTGCAATTTATTGTAATGCATATTCCTACTATGTTGATGTTTCTAAATTAATTCAGGAAAATGGTTATCTTGGAATGAGAACAACTAAATATGATGACTATGAAACAGTACATCCTCTTTTAATAGTTCAAGAAAAATATGTAAAACAAATAATGCAGTGTTCTACAAAACTTGGATTGGCCACAACAGACAGACTAAAGTTGATTGTTCCAACAAAAGAAGATCCAAAAGAAAATAAGTTTATAGAATTGATAAGAAATCGAAAACAAGGATAG
- a CDS encoding DUF1492 domain-containing protein gives MTKKEYLRQGFKLKREIEHDKEILKELQANLDGLKAMQNSERVQGGPTKDDSNIVNRMNKIIELENRIKYKICKLDDFQQKLLSELEKIENIDEKVLMESKYILNLSWDQIADKICYSLSHTYRIHGKALVNFKFYKNDSE, from the coding sequence ATGACAAAGAAAGAATATCTTAGACAAGGATTTAAGTTAAAAAGAGAGATTGAACATGATAAAGAAATTTTAAAAGAATTGCAGGCAAATTTAGATGGACTTAAAGCTATGCAAAATTCAGAAAGAGTTCAGGGTGGACCTACTAAAGATGACAGTAATATAGTCAATAGAATGAATAAAATTATAGAATTAGAAAACAGAATAAAATATAAGATATGCAAACTTGATGATTTTCAACAAAAATTATTGTCAGAATTAGAAAAAATAGAGAATATAGATGAGAAAGTTTTGATGGAGAGTAAATATATTCTTAATCTTTCATGGGACCAGATAGCTGATAAAATATGCTATTCTCTTAGCCATACTTACAGAATTCATGGTAAAGCATTAGTAAATTTTAAATTTTATAAAAATGATAGTGAATGA
- a CDS encoding endonuclease produces the protein MLYKICGSCGNKIKHDEICSCRKKRGRGYDRENRNKVNAKFYNSREWKKLTRLCKLRANGLDLYELEINKRIVKGSLTHHIEELEENRGRALDINNLIWVGDRTHAFIHAEYIKSAEAKEKMQEILFNIIKKYTYGGDKKSFG, from the coding sequence ATGCTATATAAAATATGTGGCAGCTGTGGAAATAAAATAAAACATGATGAGATTTGTTCTTGTAGAAAGAAGAGGGGGAGGGGGTATGATAGGGAAAATAGAAATAAAGTAAATGCCAAGTTCTATAATAGCAGAGAATGGAAGAAACTGACTAGACTATGTAAACTTAGAGCAAATGGATTAGATCTATATGAGCTTGAGATAAATAAAAGAATAGTTAAAGGTAGTCTGACACACCATATAGAAGAGCTAGAAGAGAATAGAGGAAGAGCCTTAGATATTAATAATCTTATATGGGTAGGGGATAGGACACATGCCTTCATACATGCAGAGTATATAAAGAGTGCTGAAGCTAAAGAGAAGATGCAAGAAATATTATTTAATATTATAAAAAAATATACCTATGGGGGAGATAAAAAAAGTTTTGGGTAA
- a CDS encoding toxin-antitoxin system YwqK family antitoxin, which translates to MKKIVLILIMFLLTLTGCGKERIEDNSKREIKNDKIYVIGENKPYTGVFIKKYENGDLAKINRFKNGILHGKQETYYKDGQLALIDVCKNGQLDGAHKGYYENRNLKTEATYRNGKYNGSVRVYYENGQLWSESKYKNGEKIAPTNWYDENGNPKPSL; encoded by the coding sequence ATGAAAAAAATTGTATTAATATTAATTATGTTTTTGTTAACATTAACAGGATGTGGCAAAGAAAGAATTGAAGACAATTCAAAAAGAGAAATAAAAAATGATAAAATTTATGTAATAGGTGAAAATAAACCATATACAGGAGTATTTATTAAAAAATATGAAAATGGTGACTTAGCAAAAATAAATAGATTTAAAAATGGTATTTTACATGGGAAACAAGAAACATATTATAAAGATGGTCAATTAGCATTAATAGATGTATGCAAAAATGGTCAATTAGATGGAGCTCATAAAGGTTATTATGAAAATAGAAATTTAAAAACTGAAGCCACATATAGAAATGGAAAATATAATGGGTCTGTAAGAGTTTATTATGAAAATGGTCAATTATGGAGTGAATCAAAATACAAGAATGGTGAAAAAATAGCTCCAACAAACTGGTATGATGAGAATGGGAATCCTAAACCTTCTTTATAA
- a CDS encoding transcriptional regulator — MTKREQIVKMLKDRELCDCEIAVHFDENGEIDQATITRNIEFEE, encoded by the coding sequence ATGACTAAGAGAGAGCAAATAGTAAAAATGTTAAAAGATAGAGAATTATGTGATTGTGAAATAGCAGTTCATTTTGATGAAAATGGAGAAATTGATCAAGCCACAATAACAAGAAATATAGAATTTGAAGAATAA